TATTGCATATTAGTTGTGGGTTTTGGCTTTTGGAtaagtactctttttcctctcctTGGGTTTTTCCCAATGGGTTTTAACGAGGCTTGTCCTTGAGTCTTTTTGAATGTCACATTCTTAGACCCTCTTCAGTTGAGTCATGCTCACCTactatgagagggttgttctcaaagatcttatattttatttattaataacagtagctttgttctcaaaaaaaaatattagactACTCAAAGTGCTTTGAACATCACATTTTGGATCAAGTTATGTTTAACTTTTTTTGATAAAACAATATCTATGTTCAAAACTAGATTTAGTTAAAATTTATTCTTACTAATGACGAATATCCATAAAATTTAACATGTTTTTTAGAATAGTCTCTTATTAAGCTAAAAATTGTCTAATTTCATTATTATATCTCTTAAATACAGAATTATATATTTGATGAAATTTTTTTAGGAGGACTTTGGGTTAACTAAAACTAAATGTATCAATATGTATTATTACAAAGATTAAAAATctcttttaaatatatatttcataGTATTGTAATCAATATTTGATTCAAAGTGTTTGGAAATAACATTGTAGCCAAGTATTTTGATTAGGATTATATAATAGCTCTCTCACACCATTTGTCATTTAGATGGTTGTGCTTCATTTTCTTGTTAATGACTGAAATGATAATTTTGAAACTTATTATAAAGAGaacatataaattttttttgtttaaggaTATTCATTGCCCTCACTTAAGGAATGAGCCATTAGGGGTGAGCTTGAGGAACTGTCACTCTCAACATTGAAGTCAATGGTTGTAGCAATCCTAGCATTTCTACCACTGTTGGAGCTCTCCCCATCAGACCATCTTGCATTCTTCACCTTCTTTGCATTCTTATTCTGAAAGATGCGATACACAACCCAATTTGCCATCTGCATTTTGAGTTATAAATTTAGTGATCAAATACTAATGATGAACAAGACAAAATGAAACAAATTTCATAATGACCTTAACTATGAACTAACCATTCTCGTGAGAATTCAAAATAATTACTCTCTCAATTTTGATGATAATAAAAAAGGTCCTACTCAAAATTTAGGTAAGGCCTAACTCCACCCGAAAATATAATTTAGATGTGACGATTGTTCTACCTTTTCTAAGGACTTATTTTATTGTATCTATAACTAAAGTGGAACCTAACAATATGTAATTCACTATTCTATTATTTACCTTAGATGGGTTAGCTATTAATGTAAGGCGGAACTCGTGCATCACCCATTTGGTCCTCCTTGTACATGCTCCCTGCACTTCCCAAAAATTTAGGGTGTTCCTCTTCCCAATCACCTTATTGTTTCGAGGAATATGAACATCTTTGCTTTTCTCTATAACTCTCCACTCGCCACTTCCAGCAACTCTAATGTCCAAGTTTTCAAGGTCACGACCCATGGTGTTGTAGAAGAAGCACTTTCGCTCATTGAAAATCTTTCCATCTGCAAATGCAAAATGAATTCAAAACATCGTCTTGGTTCAATTCTCACTTGGAAACAACATATAAATGTTCATGAGGCATGAACaatttttatctttttgttAGAGGACCTCATTCTCTGGGTTAGCACAATGGCATAAAAGATTAAATGGCTCATACTACTGTGAAAAATATGGATCATACTTCAAATTTAGTGAGGCACACAtgttttaaacaaaaaaaagttagtGTTAAAGTAAGTTTTGCTAGAAGCATTGGCTCATGGAACAATgaaaaagagttttttttttatctaaaaaaaTGTTTCACCAAACCTCCTCCTGGAAGACCCCAAGGCTCACATTGAAACACATCAAAGACTGGGATGATTTGAAAAGGAAGAGGTTGAGCAAAGGCCTTCTTCTTCAAGTAGAAATACACAAGAACCTCATCCGTAGGATCAAACTTGTACCCAGGTAGCAACCTAACACTCCCGTCCTTGTCCTCATAAGTCATGATCAGGTCCTCCATCTCAAAAGGGTTTGTCTGAACTCTTTGGGTGGACCACTGTTGTAAATTCATGTGGTTATGACATCAATTTATAGCTATAAGACATGAATTGTAATCCATCTTTGTGGGTTTGCGAGAGTGTTAAGatgcagagagagagagggatagTGAGAGTGAGGGACATGAGGTAGAGAGAGAAAGGATGAAGCGAGGAAAAAAGGAAGAATAATCATAACTCTTATATGAGTaggaaatcaattttttttctttttttactaATTTTCTATTGCAACTCTGTTTCCAAGTGTGGAGAATACCAAATATCTTTCTAAAAGTGCAGCTCAcaaagattgaaattttgaccaAAGTATTCAAACAATTACTTTTAACATTGCGACCGACACATAATTCATGAAAAAGATCCTACGAAAATATTAATGTCATAGTTTATGACGATTCATGATATCATGCTAATTAATGTCATTAAAATTTTACGATCTAAATTACGAGTGCTATATGGCAAACAAtaacaaaacataaataaaaaataactttaGGAAAATAACTGAAAATAGTCAAAAGATAGTATATATAATAATGAATAGTAATACTTGAAAACATAGTCAAAATTTTTACTATTGATTACAAAACTTCTatctataataatatattaataatattattttcattgagattaaatttaaatatatttaattataatttttattctaTTTCTTAATTATCAATTGAGGAAAtatatttaatgatattttaaatatgttatatcctcttaattatttattataacTTGCAAATAAATGATGACgctataatatattttaaataaaatattagttACAAAAATATTACC
This portion of the Lotus japonicus ecotype B-129 chromosome 3, LjGifu_v1.2 genome encodes:
- the LOC130743804 gene encoding NAC domain-containing protein 83-like: MNLQQWSTQRVQTNPFEMEDLIMTYEDKDGSVRLLPGYKFDPTDEVLVYFYLKKKAFAQPLPFQIIPVFDVFQCEPWGLPGGDGKIFNERKCFFYNTMGRDLENLDIRVAGSGEWRVIEKSKDVHIPRNNKVIGKRNTLNFWEVQGACTRRTKWVMHEFRLTLIANPSKMANWVVYRIFQNKNAKKVKNARWSDGESSNSGRNARIATTIDFNVESDSSSSSPLMAHSLSEGNEYP